Proteins from a genomic interval of Spea bombifrons isolate aSpeBom1 chromosome 4, aSpeBom1.2.pri, whole genome shotgun sequence:
- the MIOX gene encoding inositol oxygenase, giving the protein MKVIQLEDPSLVYRPESEEHQYRNYKDGPLVDRVKMTYTMMHTHQTVQFVKEKNAQWGSCTYKKMNVMDALSLLDNLVDESDPDVDFPNSFHAYQTAEGIRKVHPDKDWFQLVGLLHDLGKILALANEPQWAVVGDTFPVGCKHQQSIVFSDSTFKDNPDVHHPVYSTKYGMYKPNCGLENVLMSWGHDEYLYKVLKRNKCSIPEEGLYMIRFHSFYPWHTGGDYQHLCNDKDHKMLPWVQEFNKFDLYTKTEDLPDVETLQPYYQGLIDKYCPGILSW; this is encoded by the exons ATGAAGGTAATTCAGCTG GAGGATCCATCACTTGTCTATCGCCCAGAGTCTGAGGAGCACCAGTATCGCAATTATAAA GATGGACCCCTTGTGGACAGAGTTAAAATGACCTATACCATGATGCACACACACCAGACAGTGCAATTTGTGAAAGAGAAG AATGCTCAGTGGGGGTCATGcacttacaaaaaaatgaatgtgatgGATGCCCTCAGTTTGTTGGATAATTTAGTGGACGAGTCAGATCCAGATGTGGACTTCcctaactctttccatgcctaTCAAACTGCAGAGGGAATTCGAAAGGTACACCCAGATAAAG ACTGGTTCCAACTGGTTGGTTTGCTTCATGACTTGGGAAAAATCCTCGCTCTTGCCAATGAACCTCAG TGGGCTGTTGTTGGAGACACATTTCCAGTGGGCTGCAAACACCAGCAGTCCATCGTGTTCAGTGACAGCACATTTAAAGACAATCCAGATGTGCATCATCCAGTCTACAG CACAAAGTATGGGATGTACAAGCCAAACTGTGGTTTGGAGAATGTGCTGATGTCGTGGGGGCATGATG AGTATTTATATAAAGTGCTGAAGCGTAACAAGTGCTCAATTCCTGAGGAG GGTCTATACATGATTCGGTTTCACTCATTTTACCCCTGGCACACTGGTGGTGACTACCAACATCTTTGCAATGACAAGGACCACAAAATGTTGCCCTGGGTGCAAGAGTTCAA TAAATTTGATCTTTACACAAAGACAGAGGATCTGCCAGATGTGGAGACACTGCAGCCGTACTACCAAGGGTTGATAGACAAGTACTGCCCTGGGATACTAAGTTGGTGA